The following is a genomic window from Aphis gossypii isolate Hap1 chromosome X, ASM2018417v2, whole genome shotgun sequence.
gaaaaaaattgcaaatattcatgattttgacgaattttatgtcaatatttgaacttcaaacgctaataaaaaaaattgtgcctatgcacttataatttttaaatcactataagactaacttatgaggaactttgtattaaaatttcaagtatttccATTCgcccaaaaaaatttaattgatacttataaaaaaaaaaaaactaaacaaaaacgaatatttcaaatgcctaaaaatagcattaaaatttgcaaaatattttaaaaataaaaaatcatgtaaagaaaatgccaatctaaataactgatgaaattttacgacttatactttttgaataataataaatatttaaaatcgtatgaagataaatcgttatcgttacgctatttcgttaaaatttaaaattcaaacgcacttaaaattttttctattcctaatgatgcttcgagttttctctacttgaaggaaaactgataaaaaacttagtgttaaattttttaacctaagatacaaacataaaaaaatttatgatttttcaactacataattacttgcaaatttttgtgattttgacatatttcgtaaaaatttgaactataaatgcttataaaaagaaattgtgattaacgattttttttaattacaataagaacaactcataaggaatcttgtattaaattttcaagttcttTTGGacatccaacatttttttatcgacaaacTTCCTCCACCGCAATGCTGATctactttttcattttcaatttgctaaaacgttaaaaaaatctcaaaaaataataacaaatagtattctatcatttatcaaatttctttcttaaattaatttttactatttgaaattaaaatatattatagaaaattaccTTTGTAGATTATCTATAAGTAAAAActcaatactattataacaaaaaaaaacttaaaatattcaaaatatatttatttttgaaaaatatagaagtaaaatgtttcaaaaatgtatgtattttttgttaaaataatttatttaaataaagtaaaccATTAATGATACATTGGTACAGTACTTTTGTCAACAAGGGATCTTAAACCTTGGAGTCtttgtagtttttttagttattagtacCTTCTACTGTTGTTGAAGTTGTTtcttttggattttttattattgctgtgTTTTGACTTCTATGATACCTGATAATTGGTTGATCTGTGCTAAttctataaatcataaaaataagtatatttaataaattcataaaatattaaaatattattgtgtaacctTTTGGTGGTGTCTATGATACAACTCTAAatcaattaaacataattgtaaaacaattaaaatgtgaaTTGTATTGACacgaatgtttatattaagttaaatattgtaaattgtaaactaATTATCCTCtacttgaatttatttagtgtgtcacataatgttttaaaaaaaaataaataatgattatatgaactaaaataaaatatataaaaataatgaactcaACAACTTTAAATTCAACTGGgccaataattatttgtatttaaacaactaaaaaatgCTCTAATGCTGATGAATGtttaaacgttttttaaaatgactccagttattattattttaaaattaaaaagctttgatattaaattatattatattttactgatcAAACAATGAGAATCtctcaaaattatttgtgtctttaaaaataatttttaactctacaaaataaatgcaCTAAAATTAAGATGGATTACCTTACTAGTTCTTCGTGACAATATGATTGCATGTAAATTAGAGTACAAGGACTCTTACAGCAGTCGTCGACAATACCACGCCTTACTCGACTTCTTTGATTAATGGTAGTATCTGAAattaacaacaaattattgcatataatatactggatttaatattatttttattaatatgataacaatagcattttaaataaggaaaattagatttagattttatacaaGTCACCTACCCACATCAGTTTTCTTTTTGGAATGttctttcaatatttatgcgtttgaaaaaattgttctagtacataagaaaattaatttacattttcccttttatataggtattttgtcATTAAATTGTCAAccattattatgctttaaatattttacagtgaAACTTCCATTTAACAAATTACTTTTGAGAACCATGACTTCATTGTTAATTATGtgttaattctatttaatgaattcctctataatacaattttttttttcctcatAAGACTTTGTTAAATAGAAGTTTTACTGATTTCATGGTTGATAGATTTTGGATTTGCCCAGACCGGGACAATATGACcttttttcgttaaaaaaatcattactgAAAGGGTATAGTTGCCCAAACAGTTCATATAAACAAACATTGGACTGATGTACCTTGTTGCTTCTACCCTTGGTGAGCGGCTGTCCTATAAACTTGGGCGCCAGAACCATGGTCGATATTGGATTTACTCAGttagataacatattattagtataaaataacaattgaaaatgaaaaatgaaaataatgacgATACCGaatataattcacaatataatatcattctgtgttttgataattaaataacacagtGTTAAATGTTCATTTCTCTCGACTCCGATAAATTGTCGGGACAAACTGATTGGCAAGCCAAAACATtgccaatatattaataatataatatatcaggcAATCAAAGTGATGAATTCAATCAGTACACAATGGCAGAGTgtgctaatattaaaattgttatataatccTGAGATCACCAATAAGCGATATCatgtaaaataggtaatagctTCATATCTGTAGaactatttcaaattaattttcaaaagatccaatacaaataataaaactcaaaCAAAGATGCAATGGTTAATCATACTGCTGTACGATGGACTTACTTTCAACTTGTACAGGAATAGACTCTGGG
Proteins encoded in this region:
- the LOC114120329 gene encoding bombyxin B-12-like produces the protein MIWYMNVVIILMTYNMMVDCAPRTPEIIEWNVENRFCGSSIPIVMGLICKLPESIPVQVENTTINQRSRVRRGIVDDCCKSPCTLIYMQSYCHEELVRISTDQPIIRYHRSQNTAIIKNPKETTSTTVEGTNN